A single window of Bacteroidota bacterium DNA harbors:
- a CDS encoding adenylosuccinate synthase yields the protein MKADVLLGLQWGDEGKGKIVDVIAPKYDIVARFQGGPNAGHTLEFNGMKHVLHLIPSGIFHERIVNIIGNGVVIDPMVFKKEILALENLNVQPRKNLFISKRAHLILPTHRLLDAASEAAKGKEKIGSTLRGIGPAYMDKTGRNGLRIGDIFSPGFKKKYDFLVEKHKQLLGLYDFKYDLKEHEPAWFDGIETIKQFKCIESEKYLHDAFEEKKSVLAEGAQGSLLDIDFGSYPFVTSSNTVCAGACTGLGIAPNRIGKVLGIFKAYSTRVGSGPFPTELDDAIGEALRKAGNEFGSTTGRPRRCGWLDLPALRYAVAISGVTELIMMKADVLADLDIIKVCTHYSLPPSGGDGGGLIDFLPYDLTSHPLSPIYKDFKGWKSDCRDVGNNIPTQLEDYINFIEKEIKVPITMISVGPDRKQIIQRKGVPA from the coding sequence ATGAAAGCAGATGTTTTATTGGGTCTTCAATGGGGAGACGAAGGCAAAGGAAAAATTGTTGATGTCATTGCTCCCAAGTATGATATTGTAGCTCGTTTTCAGGGCGGACCCAATGCAGGCCACACGCTTGAGTTTAACGGAATGAAGCACGTGCTTCATCTGATTCCATCAGGAATTTTTCATGAACGCATTGTAAACATTATCGGTAACGGGGTAGTGATTGACCCCATGGTTTTCAAAAAAGAAATTCTTGCGCTGGAAAATCTTAACGTACAGCCACGAAAAAATCTTTTCATTTCAAAGCGCGCTCATCTCATTCTTCCCACCCATCGTTTGCTTGATGCTGCCAGTGAAGCGGCAAAGGGTAAAGAAAAAATCGGTTCAACTCTTCGCGGAATTGGTCCGGCTTACATGGACAAAACAGGGAGAAACGGTTTGCGCATCGGAGATATTTTTTCTCCCGGCTTCAAAAAGAAATATGATTTTCTTGTAGAGAAACACAAGCAGCTTCTTGGATTGTATGATTTTAAATACGATTTGAAAGAACATGAACCCGCCTGGTTTGACGGAATAGAAACCATCAAGCAATTCAAATGCATTGAAAGCGAAAAATATCTGCACGATGCCTTCGAAGAAAAAAAATCTGTTCTCGCAGAAGGCGCGCAAGGTTCATTGCTCGATATTGATTTCGGTTCTTATCCTTTTGTTACTTCATCCAACACCGTTTGTGCCGGTGCCTGCACGGGCTTAGGAATCGCTCCGAATAGAATCGGAAAAGTGCTTGGCATCTTCAAAGCGTATTCCACACGGGTGGGAAGCGGCCCCTTTCCTACTGAACTGGATGATGCAATAGGTGAAGCGCTCCGCAAAGCAGGAAATGAATTTGGTTCCACAACAGGCAGGCCAAGAAGATGCGGATGGCTTGATCTGCCCGCGTTGAGATATGCTGTAGCCATCAGCGGAGTTACAGAATTAATTATGATGAAAGCAGATGTGCTTGCCGATTTAGATATAATAAAAGTGTGCACGCATTATTCCCTCCCCCCTTCGGGGGGAGATGGAGGGGGGCTAATAGATTTTCTTCCTTACGATTTAACCTCTCACCCTCTCTCTCCTATCTATAAAGATTTTAAAGGATGGAAATCTGATTGCCGTGATGTGGGAAATAATATTCCAACGCAGTTAGAAGATTACATCAACTTTATAGAGAAAGAAATTAAAGTGCCCATCACCATGATTTCTGTTGGACCTGACCGAAAGCAGATTATTCAGAGGAAGGGAGTGCCGGCTTAA
- a CDS encoding histone H1, giving the protein MQKYETLKALVAGMETDTLKFYNGNNAAGTRVRKHLQDVKKACQDMRNEVQEIRATRKDA; this is encoded by the coding sequence ATGCAAAAGTACGAAACACTCAAAGCGCTGGTCGCTGGAATGGAGACCGACACTCTGAAATTTTACAACGGCAACAACGCAGCCGGAACACGCGTTCGCAAACACCTTCAGGATGTGAAAAAAGCCTGTCAGGATATGCGCAACGAAGTGCAGGAAATCCGCGCTACCCGCAAGGACGCGTAA
- a CDS encoding aminotransferase class I/II-fold pyridoxal phosphate-dependent enzyme — MKDLFDKIKENRGSIGQYAKEAHGYFAFPKLEGEIGSHMIFRGKEKLVWSLNNYLGLANHPEVRKTDKEASEKYGLALPMGARMMSGNSNFHEQLENELSDFVKKQDSILVNYGYQAMVSAIDALVDRRDVIVYDAESHACIVDGARLHLGKRFAFTHNDIPNLEKQLERATKIAEETGGAILVITEGVFGMRGDQGKLKEIVDLKKKYKFRLFVDDAHGIGVMGKNGGGTGEDQGCQDGIDIYFGTFAKAFALIGGFIATDENIVEYLRYNMRSQIYAKSLPMPMVVGALKRLELMRNHPEYREKLWTITSALQNGLRKAGFDIGDTNSCVTPVYMKGSVPEATNLVVELREKYNIFCSIVVYPVIPKGMMILRIIPTAAHSLEDVRYTIECFSKMKLKLEKGEFQSEKIAAII; from the coding sequence ATGAAAGATTTATTTGATAAAATAAAAGAAAATCGAGGTTCAATCGGACAATACGCAAAAGAAGCGCATGGTTATTTTGCTTTCCCAAAACTTGAAGGAGAAATAGGCAGCCATATGATTTTTCGTGGAAAAGAAAAACTTGTATGGAGTTTGAATAATTATCTTGGACTAGCCAATCATCCTGAAGTTAGAAAAACAGATAAGGAAGCATCTGAAAAATACGGACTTGCCCTTCCCATGGGCGCCCGAATGATGTCAGGAAACTCAAATTTTCATGAACAATTAGAAAACGAACTTTCTGATTTTGTAAAAAAGCAGGATTCTATTCTTGTAAATTATGGCTATCAGGCAATGGTTTCTGCCATTGATGCATTGGTTGACAGGCGCGATGTAATTGTTTATGATGCAGAGTCACATGCCTGCATTGTAGACGGAGCCCGCCTTCATCTCGGAAAAAGATTTGCATTCACGCACAACGATATTCCAAATCTTGAAAAGCAATTGGAGCGCGCAACAAAAATAGCGGAAGAAACAGGCGGTGCCATTCTCGTTATTACTGAAGGCGTTTTCGGAATGCGCGGTGATCAGGGAAAACTAAAAGAGATTGTTGATTTGAAAAAGAAATACAAATTTCGTTTGTTTGTTGATGATGCTCACGGCATTGGAGTAATGGGGAAAAATGGTGGCGGAACAGGAGAAGATCAAGGATGTCAGGATGGAATTGATATTTACTTCGGAACTTTTGCAAAAGCATTTGCTTTGATAGGCGGTTTCATTGCAACGGATGAAAATATTGTAGAATATTTACGCTATAACATGCGCTCGCAGATTTACGCGAAATCCTTACCCATGCCCATGGTAGTTGGAGCATTGAAACGGCTTGAACTGATGCGAAACCACCCTGAATACAGAGAAAAACTCTGGACGATTACAAGCGCATTGCAAAACGGATTAAGGAAAGCAGGATTTGATATTGGCGATACAAACTCCTGCGTAACTCCTGTTTATATGAAAGGTTCGGTCCCTGAAGCAACTAATCTTGTAGTTGAACTCAGGGAAAAATATAACATCTTCTGTTCTATTGTTGTGTATCCGGTAATTCCGAAAGGAATGATGATATTACGAATTATTCCAACGGCTGCTCATTCTCTTGAAGACGTACGTTACACAATAGAATGTTTTTCGAAAATGAAGCTTAAGCTTGAAAAGGGAGAATTCCAATCAGAAAAAATCGCTGCAATAATCTAA